A region of Spiribacter roseus DNA encodes the following proteins:
- a CDS encoding RodZ domain-containing protein, with the protein MTQNDESGETTRTERPRSGPGRTLRDERLRQDKDTAMVADALHLNRRTIEALEADDLDRLPPLAYVRGYVRSYSQLLDLDPEPLIRQLAEAGGTGEPQTLNPHVGEETRKRRARPVTGRGTGFVGVALGLAVIIGALVAGGWWLSRSDLSLPFLATLTAEDEPAGETRVADADESSVTPTEPEPEPEPAPEPEPEPAPEPTPAPTPEPETEPEPGAQPADPDTAAPTPELDREAIADAVIGGADDGEETAADDESVDTDSAALVLRFSGESWMEVTDAGGERLLFGIAESGEERLDGEAPYDIVVGDTSNVEIEYEGEPVNLADYARGSVARLTLGDNGE; encoded by the coding sequence ATGACGCAAAACGACGAATCGGGTGAGACAACCCGAACCGAGCGGCCCCGGTCCGGTCCGGGCCGCACACTGCGCGATGAGCGCCTGCGCCAGGACAAGGACACCGCAATGGTGGCCGACGCGCTGCACCTCAATCGGCGCACCATCGAGGCCCTCGAGGCGGATGATCTCGACAGACTGCCGCCGCTGGCCTATGTGCGCGGCTATGTGCGCAGTTACTCGCAGCTGCTCGATCTGGACCCTGAGCCGCTGATCCGGCAGCTGGCGGAGGCCGGTGGCACCGGTGAGCCGCAGACGCTGAACCCGCATGTCGGCGAAGAGACGCGCAAGCGTCGGGCGCGACCGGTGACGGGCCGTGGTACCGGGTTTGTGGGTGTCGCGCTGGGTCTGGCGGTGATTATCGGTGCCCTGGTCGCCGGCGGCTGGTGGCTGTCGCGCTCGGACTTGAGTCTGCCTTTTCTGGCCACGCTGACGGCGGAGGATGAACCGGCCGGCGAGACGCGTGTCGCGGATGCGGATGAGTCATCCGTCACGCCAACGGAGCCGGAACCCGAGCCGGAACCGGCGCCGGAACCAGAACCGGAACCAGCACCTGAGCCGACGCCCGCGCCGACACCGGAGCCCGAGACCGAGCCCGAGCCCGGGGCGCAGCCCGCTGACCCCGATACCGCCGCCCCGACGCCCGAGCTCGACCGCGAGGCGATCGCCGATGCAGTCATCGGCGGCGCCGACGACGGCGAGGAAACCGCGGCGGACGATGAATCCGTAGACACCGATTCAGCGGCGCTGGTGCTGCGCTTCAGCGGCGAGTCGTGGATGGAGGTGACCGATGCAGGCGGTGAGCGGCTTCTGTTCGGGATCGCCGAGTCCGGCGAGGAGCGGCTCGACGGCGAGGCGCCGTACGACATCGTCGTGGGTGATACCAGTAATGTCGAGATTGAATACGAGGGCGAGCCGGTGAATCTGGCCGACTATGCGCGGGGGAGCGTGGCCCGCCTGACCCTGGGGGACAATGGTGAGTAA
- a CDS encoding UDP-2,3-diacylglucosamine diphosphatase encodes MTSSPEPEPQQRHETVTNPGYDAPQMGNGDTIMPDVEMLRPLRYRSVFISDTHLGFSGAQAEFLLDFLQSIECDTLYLVGDILDIWEMRRRRFNWPDSHNAVVQTILERARQGTRVVYIPGNHDEMMRDYAGMSIEGISIKLRDTHECADGRRLLVLHGDEFDTVVQYSRLVAVLGSRMYAWLIRANHWVNRVRQALNRPYWSLAAHLKQRTKNVMRYIASYEEALLHEAREAGVDGLVCGHIHHAEILDQQGVLYCNDGDWVESCTALVESHAGELSLLRWSEVRETLKSTGQAPARQQHVA; translated from the coding sequence ATGACGAGCAGCCCTGAGCCCGAACCGCAGCAACGTCACGAGACGGTCACAAACCCCGGCTACGATGCGCCTCAGATGGGCAACGGGGACACGATCATGCCGGACGTCGAAATGCTCAGGCCGCTGCGCTACCGGAGCGTGTTCATCTCCGACACGCATCTCGGATTCAGCGGGGCGCAGGCCGAATTCCTGCTGGATTTTCTCCAGTCCATCGAATGCGACACCCTCTATCTGGTCGGCGATATCCTCGATATCTGGGAAATGCGCCGGCGACGCTTCAACTGGCCGGACAGCCACAACGCCGTCGTCCAGACCATCCTCGAGCGCGCCCGCCAGGGGACCCGCGTGGTCTACATCCCCGGTAACCATGACGAGATGATGCGCGACTATGCCGGGATGTCCATCGAGGGCATCAGCATCAAACTGCGCGACACCCATGAGTGTGCGGACGGCCGGCGCCTTCTCGTGCTCCACGGCGATGAATTCGACACGGTGGTGCAGTACAGCCGCCTGGTCGCGGTACTCGGCAGCCGGATGTACGCCTGGCTGATTCGGGCGAATCACTGGGTCAACCGCGTCCGCCAGGCGCTCAACCGGCCCTACTGGTCGCTGGCCGCGCATCTCAAGCAGCGCACCAAGAATGTCATGCGCTACATCGCCAGCTACGAGGAGGCGCTCCTGCACGAGGCGCGCGAGGCGGGGGTTGACGGTCTGGTCTGCGGGCACATCCACCACGCCGAGATTCTCGACCAGCAGGGGGTGCTGTACTGCAATGACGGCGACTGGGTGGAGAGCTGCACCGCGCTGGTGGAATCCCACGCCGGCGAGCTGTCACTGCTGCGCTGGAGTGAAGTGCGCGAAACCCTCAAGTCCACCGGTCAGGCACCGGCCCGGCAGCAGCACGTGGCCTGA
- the hisS gene encoding histidine--tRNA ligase translates to MSKAIQNVRGFGDVLPAEGPAWQFVEATFRRELERYGYAGIRLPIVEKTELFSRTIGEVTDIVEKEMYTFTDRNGDSLTLRPEGTAGCVRAALQRGLLHNAQPRLWYSGPMFRHERPQKGRYRQFHQVGAEAFGVSGPDIDAELILLSGRILRALGISDLRLELNSLGSSADRGRYRAALIEHFEAHAEALDDDARRRLYSNPLRVLDSKNPAMAPVIAAAPVLSDYLDDESRAHFDSLCRMLDQAGQPYQINPRLVRGLDYYGGTVFEWISADLGAQGTVLAGGRYDVLVEMIGGRPTPAIGFAAGLERLVSLVEAAGTAPPAPTPHAALVVGDPELQGDTLALAERLRDALPWLHLQMQPGGGSMKSQLRRADRSGAAVALIRGAEEAAADTLTVKYLRDDLDQITVAIGQLPEILSALQTQ, encoded by the coding sequence GTGAGTAAGGCCATCCAGAACGTCCGTGGTTTTGGTGATGTGCTGCCGGCGGAAGGGCCGGCCTGGCAGTTTGTTGAGGCGACGTTCCGCCGCGAGCTCGAGCGCTATGGCTACGCCGGGATCCGCCTGCCCATCGTCGAGAAGACCGAGCTTTTCTCGCGCACCATCGGTGAGGTGACGGACATCGTCGAGAAAGAGATGTACACCTTCACCGACCGCAATGGCGATAGTCTGACCCTGCGGCCCGAGGGCACCGCCGGCTGCGTCCGCGCCGCGCTGCAGCGTGGGCTGCTTCACAATGCCCAGCCGCGGCTCTGGTACAGCGGGCCGATGTTCCGCCACGAGCGCCCGCAGAAAGGGCGCTATCGACAGTTCCATCAGGTGGGCGCCGAGGCCTTCGGCGTCTCCGGGCCGGACATCGATGCCGAGCTGATCCTGCTCTCGGGGCGCATCCTGCGCGCATTGGGCATCAGTGATCTTCGTCTCGAGCTCAACAGTCTGGGCTCATCCGCCGACCGTGGCCGCTACCGGGCGGCGCTGATCGAACACTTCGAGGCGCATGCCGAGGCCCTCGATGACGATGCGCGCCGGCGGCTTTACAGCAATCCGCTGCGGGTGCTCGACAGCAAGAACCCGGCCATGGCCCCGGTCATTGCCGCGGCGCCGGTACTCTCTGATTACCTGGACGACGAGTCACGGGCGCATTTCGATTCCCTGTGCCGCATGCTCGATCAGGCCGGACAGCCCTATCAGATCAACCCGCGGCTGGTGCGTGGGCTCGATTACTACGGTGGGACCGTGTTCGAGTGGATCAGTGCCGATCTCGGCGCCCAGGGTACGGTGCTGGCCGGCGGACGCTACGACGTGCTGGTGGAGATGATCGGTGGCCGGCCGACGCCCGCCATCGGTTTCGCGGCCGGTCTCGAGCGGCTGGTCTCGCTGGTGGAGGCGGCCGGTACGGCGCCGCCCGCGCCGACCCCGCATGCCGCGCTGGTGGTGGGCGACCCCGAGCTGCAGGGCGACACCCTGGCGCTGGCCGAGCGCCTGCGTGACGCGCTCCCGTGGCTGCATCTGCAGATGCAGCCGGGCGGGGGTTCCATGAAAAGCCAGCTGCGCCGTGCCGATCGCAGCGGCGCAGCGGTGGCGCTGATCCGCGGCGCCGAGGAGGCGGCCGCCGACACCCTCACCGTGAAGTATCTGCGCGATGACCTCGACCAGATCACGGTGGCCATCGGGCAGCTCCCGGAGATACTCTCCGCGCTGCAGACTCAGTGA
- a CDS encoding HesB/IscA family protein: MSIELTERAADHIRDSLVRHQKGMGLRLGVRTSGCSGFMYTVDYAEAPGDNDLVVEQHGVAVVIDRKSLPFLEGMEVDFVREGLNERFSFRNPNVSAACGCGESFAVE, translated from the coding sequence ATGAGCATTGAACTGACCGAACGGGCGGCGGACCACATCCGCGATTCGCTGGTTCGCCACCAGAAGGGCATGGGACTGCGGCTGGGTGTACGCACTTCGGGCTGCTCGGGTTTCATGTACACCGTGGATTACGCCGAGGCGCCGGGCGACAACGATCTGGTGGTCGAGCAGCACGGCGTTGCGGTGGTCATTGATCGGAAGAGCCTCCCGTTCCTGGAGGGCATGGAGGTCGACTTCGTGCGCGAAGGCCTCAATGAGCGGTTCAGCTTTCGCAACCCCAATGTCTCGGCTGCCTGCGGCTGTGGCGAGAGCTTTGCCGTCGAGTGA
- the ndk gene encoding nucleoside-diphosphate kinase, with amino-acid sequence MAVERTLSIVKPDAVAQNNIGEIYRRFEMAGLQIIAARMTHLSKAQAESFYAVHRDRPFFTALVNFMMSGPVMVQVLEGHDAIRKNREVMGATNPAEAAAGTIRHDLAETVDANAAHGSDSPETAREEIAFFFGEDDLHSRG; translated from the coding sequence ATGGCCGTTGAACGCACCCTTTCCATCGTCAAGCCCGACGCCGTCGCCCAGAACAACATCGGCGAGATCTATCGCCGCTTCGAGATGGCCGGCCTGCAGATCATCGCCGCGCGCATGACCCACCTTTCCAAGGCGCAGGCCGAGTCGTTCTACGCCGTGCATCGCGATCGCCCGTTCTTCACCGCGCTGGTCAATTTCATGATGTCGGGGCCGGTGATGGTCCAGGTGCTCGAGGGCCATGATGCCATCCGCAAGAACCGCGAAGTGATGGGCGCCACCAACCCGGCCGAGGCCGCTGCCGGCACGATCCGTCACGACCTGGCGGAAACGGTTGATGCGAACGCCGCCCATGGTTCGGATTCGCCCGAGACGGCGCGCGAAGAGATCGCCTTTTTCTTTGGTGAAGATGACCTCCACAGCCGCGGCTGA
- the cysE gene encoding serine O-acetyltransferase: protein MFKRLREDINCVFDRDPAARNHFEVLISYPGVHALILHRMNHWLWRHRLGGMARFLALIARLLTGIEIHPGARIGRRFFIDHGLGVVIGETAEVGDDCTLYQGVTLGGTSWRAGKRHPTLGNDVVVGAGAKVLGPLDVGEGARIGSNAVVVKDVPAQATMVGIPARVARIGSEAPPRSEAEQRREETARRIGFDAYGATQDMPDPVANAINAILDHVHHTDERLQEMCHALRALGGEVNDSDIPDIKDCGMQDRSKNEGS, encoded by the coding sequence ATGTTTAAACGGCTTCGTGAAGACATCAACTGCGTCTTCGACCGCGACCCCGCGGCCCGCAATCACTTCGAGGTCCTGATCAGCTATCCGGGTGTCCATGCCCTGATCCTGCATCGGATGAACCACTGGCTGTGGCGACACCGCCTGGGCGGCATGGCGCGTTTTCTGGCGCTGATCGCGCGGCTTCTCACCGGGATTGAGATCCATCCCGGGGCGCGGATCGGGCGGCGCTTTTTCATCGACCACGGCCTGGGCGTCGTGATCGGCGAAACGGCCGAGGTGGGCGATGACTGCACGCTCTATCAGGGGGTGACCCTGGGCGGCACTTCGTGGCGGGCCGGCAAGCGTCATCCGACCCTGGGTAACGACGTGGTGGTGGGCGCGGGCGCCAAGGTGCTTGGGCCGCTGGATGTCGGCGAGGGCGCGCGGATCGGCTCCAACGCGGTGGTGGTCAAGGACGTGCCGGCGCAGGCGACGATGGTCGGCATCCCCGCGCGGGTCGCGCGGATCGGTAGCGAGGCACCGCCACGCTCCGAGGCGGAGCAGCGGCGTGAGGAGACCGCCCGCCGGATCGGGTTTGATGCCTACGGCGCCACCCAGGACATGCCCGATCCGGTCGCCAATGCGATCAACGCCATCCTTGATCATGTCCATCACACCGACGAGCGTCTGCAGGAGATGTGCCATGCGCTGCGGGCGCTGGGTGGCGAGGTCAACGACAGCGACATCCCCGATATCAAAGACTGTGGCATGCAGGATCGCTCGAAAAACGAGGGCTCATGA
- a CDS encoding RNA methyltransferase: protein MNNPNTPDCRFVLVGTSHSGNLGATARAMLTMALDRLVLVDAQCAVDEQAIAMAAHAAPVLTGADQHATLAPAVADTGLCLGLTARPRRDGVPALTPREAAATIAAEPGPVAVLFGRERTGLTNEELACCHRLVHIPANPDYPALNLAAAVQLMAYEIFVARDAVAGGSVPSPEPATPYATGAHLEGLHGQLEALADATGYTRRGPRAVMLRRLRHFINRARPSVDEVDLLRGLLKRLRP, encoded by the coding sequence TTGAACAATCCGAATACCCCAGACTGCCGCTTCGTGCTGGTGGGGACCTCGCATTCCGGCAACCTTGGCGCCACGGCGCGGGCGATGCTGACCATGGCGCTGGACCGGCTGGTGCTGGTGGATGCGCAGTGCGCGGTCGACGAGCAGGCCATCGCGATGGCCGCCCACGCGGCACCGGTGCTCACGGGGGCGGATCAGCACGCGACCCTCGCCCCGGCGGTGGCCGATACCGGGCTGTGTCTGGGGCTGACGGCACGGCCGCGGCGCGATGGCGTCCCGGCCCTCACACCACGAGAGGCGGCCGCCACCATCGCCGCCGAACCCGGACCGGTGGCGGTGCTGTTCGGGCGCGAGCGCACCGGGCTGACCAACGAAGAGCTCGCCTGCTGCCATCGGCTGGTTCATATCCCCGCCAACCCCGACTACCCGGCGCTCAATCTGGCCGCCGCGGTGCAGTTGATGGCGTATGAGATCTTTGTCGCCCGCGACGCGGTTGCCGGTGGATCGGTGCCCAGTCCCGAGCCGGCGACGCCGTACGCCACCGGCGCGCATCTGGAGGGCCTGCACGGCCAGCTCGAGGCCCTTGCCGATGCCACGGGTTATACCCGCCGCGGCCCGCGCGCCGTCATGCTCCGGCGGCTGCGCCATTTCATCAATCGCGCGCGGCCGAGCGTCGACGAAGTGGATCTGCTCCGGGGCCTGCTCAAGCGGCTGCGGCCATGA
- the pilW gene encoding type IV pilus biogenesis/stability protein PilW: MRSLVSVLLLLGIVGCTIQQTGPASREQASMAARANTEIASYHLRNGALETALAKVSQALAQDDDRVDAHLVAAEIRDRLAEPVRAERHYRRALSLSGRSGAALNNYAGFLCRAGQTVAAVEHWRQAAALRRYDGRAMALSNAAQCLVQANASGPVPRADRYWRRALRIEPDYAPALRGLAEWSLARGELNAAGAWYSRYTASVEENPAGLWLGIRIAGAGDEAARQRALTARLRERFPASEQAARLTE; this comes from the coding sequence ATGCGTAGCCTGGTGTCGGTCCTGCTGCTGCTGGGGATCGTCGGGTGCACGATCCAGCAGACCGGGCCGGCCAGCCGTGAGCAGGCATCCATGGCCGCCCGCGCCAACACTGAAATCGCCAGTTATCATCTGCGCAACGGGGCGCTTGAGACCGCGCTGGCCAAGGTCAGTCAGGCCCTGGCCCAGGACGATGATCGAGTGGATGCCCATCTGGTGGCCGCCGAGATCCGCGACCGGCTGGCGGAGCCCGTCCGGGCCGAGCGCCACTATCGCCGCGCGCTGTCGCTCAGTGGCCGCAGCGGGGCGGCGCTGAATAATTACGCGGGTTTCCTGTGCCGTGCCGGGCAGACGGTCGCCGCCGTCGAGCACTGGCGTCAGGCCGCCGCGCTGCGCCGCTACGACGGTCGCGCCATGGCACTCAGCAATGCCGCGCAATGCCTCGTTCAGGCCAACGCCTCCGGCCCGGTGCCGCGCGCGGACCGCTATTGGCGCCGCGCCCTGCGGATCGAGCCGGATTATGCGCCAGCCCTGCGCGGTCTGGCCGAGTGGAGCCTGGCGCGGGGCGAGCTGAATGCCGCAGGCGCCTGGTATTCACGCTACACTGCGTCCGTCGAGGAGAATCCTGCGGGGCTCTGGCTGGGGATCAGGATTGCCGGAGCCGGTGATGAGGCGGCGCGTCAGCGGGCGCTGACGGCGAGGCTCAGGGAACGGTTTCCCGCGTCCGAGCAGGCCGCACGACTGACGGAGTAA
- a CDS encoding inositol monophosphatase family protein, producing the protein MQPMINVAVRAARSAGNIIVHHINRLDRINVEAKGENDFVSDVDRMAEDEIRASLKQAYPDHAVVGEERGGAEDADYCWVVDPLDGTLNYLRGVPHFAVSIALKHRGALEAGVIYDPVRQELWTAKRGGGCTFEGRRMRIQPRPSIDNALLGTGFPLRLHAYHDAYLGMFGDVFRRAGDLRRGGSAALDLAYVACGRLDGFWEIGLKPWDMAAGALMIREAGGIVGDFAGGDGYLDTGNIIAGSPKLFADLVRTIAPHRIEGIRA; encoded by the coding sequence ATGCAACCGATGATCAACGTTGCGGTGCGCGCCGCACGCAGCGCCGGCAACATCATTGTCCACCATATCAACCGGCTTGACCGCATCAATGTCGAGGCCAAGGGCGAAAACGATTTCGTCAGCGACGTCGATCGCATGGCCGAGGACGAGATCCGTGCCAGCCTCAAGCAGGCGTATCCCGATCATGCCGTTGTGGGGGAAGAGCGCGGCGGGGCCGAGGACGCCGACTATTGCTGGGTGGTGGACCCCCTCGATGGCACCCTCAACTACCTGCGTGGCGTTCCGCATTTTGCCGTCTCCATCGCCCTGAAACACCGCGGCGCCCTGGAAGCCGGTGTGATCTACGACCCGGTCCGCCAGGAGCTGTGGACGGCGAAGCGCGGTGGCGGCTGCACCTTTGAGGGACGGCGGATGCGCATCCAGCCACGCCCGTCCATCGACAACGCCTTGCTGGGGACGGGCTTCCCGCTACGCCTGCACGCCTACCACGATGCCTATCTGGGGATGTTTGGCGACGTCTTCCGCCGCGCCGGCGATCTACGCCGCGGCGGCTCGGCCGCGCTGGATCTGGCCTATGTGGCCTGCGGGCGGCTTGACGGGTTCTGGGAGATCGGCCTCAAGCCCTGGGACATGGCGGCCGGGGCGCTGATGATCCGGGAGGCGGGCGGCATCGTCGGGGACTTTGCCGGTGGCGACGGCTATCTGGACACCGGCAACATCATCGCCGGCAGCCCCAAGCTGTTCGCCGACCTGGTGCGCACCATCGCCCCGCACCGCATCGAAGGGATCCGCGCCTGA
- the rlmN gene encoding 23S rRNA (adenine(2503)-C(2))-methyltransferase RlmN yields MTSTAAADGQPRTESGRLNLLGLDAAGLDGLLRELDEKPFRGKQLRQWLHQRRVFDFDAMTDLAKGFRRKLVDVAELQVPRAIFDRESEDGTRKWLLALESGQAVETVYIPERGRGTLCVSSQVGCALDCGFCSTGKQGFNRNLSAAEIIGQLHYATQALEDEGRGRRVTNVVMMGMGEPLANFRNVIAATNLMVDPYAWGLSRRRVTLSTVGLVPALYRLADVSNISLAVSLHAPNDALRDEIVPINRKYPLRELLPACEHYLGNTPHHCIYWEYVMLDGVNDSDAQARELAQLLRHIPSKINLIPFNPFPGTRYEASPRSRIQRFSEILQNAGFITTTRRTRGQDIDGACGQLVGQVINRRNQGKRGSPSANA; encoded by the coding sequence ATGACCTCCACAGCCGCGGCTGACGGTCAGCCCCGCACCGAGTCCGGACGGCTCAACCTGCTCGGCCTGGATGCGGCCGGGCTGGACGGGTTGCTGCGTGAGCTCGATGAAAAGCCATTCCGCGGCAAGCAGCTGCGGCAATGGCTGCACCAGCGCCGGGTGTTCGACTTTGACGCAATGACGGACCTGGCCAAGGGGTTTCGGCGCAAACTCGTCGACGTGGCTGAGCTGCAGGTCCCGCGCGCCATTTTCGACCGCGAGTCCGAGGACGGCACGCGCAAGTGGCTGCTGGCCCTGGAAAGCGGGCAGGCGGTGGAAACGGTCTATATCCCCGAGCGCGGGCGCGGCACGCTGTGCGTTTCATCGCAGGTGGGCTGTGCGCTTGACTGCGGGTTCTGCTCCACCGGCAAGCAGGGCTTCAACCGCAACCTGTCCGCCGCGGAAATCATCGGCCAGCTGCATTATGCCACCCAGGCCCTTGAGGACGAGGGGCGCGGGCGCCGGGTCACCAATGTGGTGATGATGGGCATGGGCGAGCCGCTCGCCAACTTCCGCAACGTCATCGCCGCCACCAACCTGATGGTCGACCCCTACGCCTGGGGGTTGTCGCGGCGCCGCGTCACGCTGTCCACCGTGGGGCTGGTGCCAGCGCTCTACCGGCTGGCGGATGTCAGCAACATCAGCCTGGCGGTCTCGCTGCATGCGCCCAACGACGCGCTGCGCGACGAGATCGTGCCGATCAACCGCAAGTATCCGCTGCGCGAGCTGCTGCCCGCCTGTGAGCACTATCTGGGCAACACCCCGCATCACTGCATCTACTGGGAATACGTCATGCTCGACGGCGTCAACGACAGCGACGCCCAGGCACGGGAGCTGGCCCAGCTGCTCCGGCACATCCCCTCCAAGATCAACCTGATCCCGTTCAACCCCTTTCCCGGTACGCGTTACGAGGCCTCGCCGCGGTCGCGGATCCAGCGTTTCTCGGAGATTCTCCAGAACGCGGGCTTCATCACCACCACCCGGCGCACCCGGGGGCAGGACATTGACGGGGCCTGCGGGCAGCTGGTGGGGCAGGTGATCAACCGCCGCAACCAGGGCAAGCGCGGATCCCCCTCGGCCAACGCCTGA
- the secF gene encoding protein translocase subunit SecF, whose translation MDFFKREPDIAFMAYRRPLALLTAVLIVAAIGFLGVRGLNLGLDFTGGTLVEVGYPEAVELAEVREVLAEDGYDDAVVQTFGTARDILIRLAPDAGQGDALSNAVLETLRTDNPAAELRRVEFVGPQVGDELAEKGGLALLYALGGILLYVAFRFEYRFAIGAVAAVVHDVVVTLGIFAAIGMTFDLTVLAALLAVIGYSLNDTIVVFDRIRENFLRIRKGTAESIANRSINQMLPRTLVTSLTTLLVLFALALFGGELIRGFAVTLIVGVLVGTYSSIYVASAAALALGVSKEDLVPPPKEGEDADDEQP comes from the coding sequence GTGGATTTCTTCAAGCGCGAGCCCGACATTGCGTTCATGGCCTATCGCCGCCCGCTGGCGCTTTTGACGGCAGTGCTGATCGTGGCCGCCATCGGCTTTCTGGGCGTGCGCGGCCTCAATCTGGGGCTCGACTTCACCGGCGGCACGCTGGTGGAAGTGGGTTATCCCGAGGCCGTGGAGCTCGCCGAGGTGCGCGAGGTGCTGGCCGAGGACGGCTATGATGACGCCGTGGTCCAGACCTTCGGCACCGCCCGTGACATCCTCATCCGGCTGGCACCGGATGCGGGGCAGGGGGATGCGCTGAGCAACGCGGTCCTCGAGACCCTGCGCACCGACAATCCGGCGGCCGAGCTGCGGCGGGTCGAGTTCGTCGGCCCGCAGGTGGGCGACGAGCTGGCCGAAAAGGGCGGACTGGCCCTGCTCTACGCCCTGGGCGGGATCCTGCTGTATGTGGCGTTCCGCTTCGAATACCGCTTCGCGATCGGGGCGGTGGCCGCCGTGGTGCATGATGTGGTGGTTACCCTGGGCATCTTCGCCGCCATTGGCATGACCTTTGACCTGACCGTGCTGGCGGCGCTGCTGGCGGTGATCGGCTACTCCCTCAACGACACCATCGTGGTGTTCGACCGTATCCGCGAGAACTTCCTGCGGATCCGCAAGGGCACGGCCGAGTCCATCGCCAACCGCTCCATCAATCAGATGCTGCCGCGCACCCTGGTGACCAGTCTGACCACGCTGCTGGTGCTGTTCGCGCTGGCGCTCTTCGGCGGCGAGCTGATCCGCGGCTTTGCCGTCACGCTGATCGTCGGCGTGCTGGTGGGAACCTATTCATCCATTTATGTCGCGAGTGCGGCGGCGCTGGCGCTGGGCGTCAGTAAAGAGGATCTGGTCCCGCCGCCGAAGGAAGGCGAGGATGCCGATGACGAGCAGCCCTGA
- a CDS encoding cysteine desulfurase family protein has translation MTHAYLDYAATTPVDPRVAAGMAALEGPDGVFANPASGHPYGRRAAAVVESAQEKVLETLGDRDFQVIWTSGATEADNLAILGLARAVARRGGGRRRILVTATEHSAVLAAADAAAREAGMQVERLPVAADGQLTPATLEAALAPDVALVSLAPVNNETGVIQPIERLAPLVRAVGARLHLDAAQAVGRVPEPGPYRHADLVSLSAHKCCGPKGIGALCVRPDVRLAPLMHGGGQQSGRRSGTLPVGLIAGMGDALGYRDDAAEQARQRALRGRLVDALRAAGGVVINGRADGAPAILNASFPGVHGGALRDALGDLAVGFGSACSGRDGPSHVLRAMGRPDALAHASVRISIGRFTEMADIDAAGAQVVAAVAALRGISPLWREIEEGRRTVDSAYGVTTALEMA, from the coding sequence ATGACCCACGCGTATCTGGACTACGCGGCCACCACGCCGGTTGACCCGCGGGTGGCGGCCGGAATGGCGGCGCTCGAGGGGCCCGACGGGGTCTTTGCCAACCCCGCGAGCGGTCATCCCTATGGCCGCCGGGCGGCGGCGGTGGTCGAGTCCGCACAGGAAAAGGTGCTGGAAACCCTCGGCGATCGCGACTTTCAGGTCATCTGGACCAGTGGGGCGACGGAGGCGGACAACCTGGCGATCCTCGGCCTGGCGCGGGCGGTTGCCCGGCGCGGTGGCGGACGGCGCCGGATCCTGGTCACCGCCACTGAGCATTCCGCCGTTCTCGCCGCCGCCGACGCAGCCGCCCGCGAGGCGGGAATGCAGGTCGAGCGGCTGCCCGTGGCGGCGGACGGGCAATTGACACCGGCCACCCTCGAAGCGGCACTCGCCCCCGACGTGGCGCTGGTCTCGCTGGCACCGGTCAATAATGAAACCGGCGTCATCCAGCCCATCGAACGCCTGGCCCCGCTGGTCAGGGCGGTGGGTGCACGACTGCATCTGGATGCGGCCCAGGCCGTGGGTCGAGTGCCTGAGCCGGGTCCCTACCGGCATGCCGATCTGGTCTCGCTGTCGGCCCACAAGTGCTGCGGGCCCAAGGGCATCGGGGCACTCTGCGTGCGCCCCGACGTGCGCCTGGCGCCCCTGATGCACGGTGGTGGCCAGCAGTCGGGGCGGCGCTCGGGGACGCTGCCGGTGGGTCTGATCGCGGGCATGGGCGATGCCCTGGGTTACCGCGACGATGCCGCCGAACAGGCGCGTCAGCGCGCACTGCGCGGGCGCCTCGTCGATGCCCTGCGGGCCGCGGGCGGCGTCGTGATCAACGGCCGGGCCGACGGGGCGCCGGCGATTCTCAACGCCTCGTTTCCGGGGGTGCATGGCGGCGCGCTCCGGGACGCCCTCGGTGACCTGGCGGTGGGGTTCGGCTCGGCGTGCAGCGGGCGCGATGGTCCCTCGCATGTACTGCGCGCCATGGGGCGACCGGACGCGCTGGCCCATGCCTCGGTGCGCATCAGCATCGGCCGGTTCACAGAAATGGCCGACATCGACGCGGCGGGCGCCCAAGTGGTGGCCGCTGTGGCGGCGCTGCGCGGGATATCGCCCCTCTGGCGCGAGATCGAGGAAGGCCGTCGGACGGTGGATTCTGCCTACGGCGTCACAACCGCGCTGGAAATGGCTTGA